In the Campylobacter sputorum subsp. sputorum genome, AGATAAGTTCTCTTGCTCCTGTTATGAAAGGAAGATTTGAAGCTATTTTTTTTGCCTCATCTTCCTTCATACCTTTCAAAAAAGAAGCTCTTTTTGTAAAACTTTCATAAAAGTCTATTTTACCAGCCATTGCTTCTTTTGTAATATCTCCAACTTCCTTACTAGCTCCAACAGCTTGTGCAAAATATGTTATTGTTTCCCCATCCATTAATGTAGAATCAAAATCACATACACAAAGCTTTATCATACTAAAACTCACGCTTTAAAAGTGAATCAACTTTTAATATCGTTAAGATATTATTATCTCTTTTTCCTATTCCATATATCATTCCACCTTTTTCTTTTAAAAGAGTTTCTGGTGGGGTATCTATTCTATTTTTTTTAATTCTTATAGCTTGAGTTAAACTATCTATCAAAAAGCCAGCCATATCTTCTTCATTTTTCATAATGATAAAACGAGTATGATCAGTAGCTTTTGTAGGTGGTAAATTAAATTTAATTCTTAAATCTATAAGAGGAATTACGGTTCCTCTAAGATTAAAAACTCCTAAAATATAATCTGGCACACTTGGAACTCTGGTATAATCAAGAGGTTTTATAATTTCTTTTATATCTAATATAGGAACAGCATACTCTTCTTGCCCAACTATAAAGCCAACTAATTGTATAACCTCATCTTCTCTGTCTATTTGAGCAGGATCAGTTATTTGTTTCTTTTGTTTCTGTAAAACTTGATTTAATTTATCACTCATAGCTCTACTCCATATTTAAGTTTTTTCTAACAACATTTTCTAAATATTCAGAAGAATATGGCTTTGTTATATACTCAGTCATGCCAACCTCAACACCTCTTAGTCTATCGGTTTTACTTGTTCTTGAAGTAACAGCAATAAGAGGTAAGAATTTGTATTTAGAATATTTTCTAATCTCACCAGCAAGAGTATAACCATCCATTCTAGGCATCTCAATATCTATAAGCACAGCATCAATAACTTTTTCACTAGTCTTTATAATATTTAATGCATCAACTCCGTTTGCCGCTTCTATAATGCTAACACCAATTGGTTCAAGTGATTTTTTCATAATATTTCTATCCATCTTAGAATCATCTACTACTAAAACAACATAATCACTTGGTTTTTCTTTTTTAGAAGCTTCAGAGCTACTTTCAATATCAGCTTTTATGTCTATTTTAATATCTTTAGCCATATCCATTATAGTTCCAACATCCACAATAAGAGTTACCTTACCATCACCTCTAATGGTTGCCCCTGCTATTCCTTTGATATTTTGTAAATAGTTACCTAAAGACTTAATAACAACCTCTTCTTGTCCTATTAAATTATCTACAATGATACCTATCTTACTCTCCACTACACCTATGACAACTACATAGGTTTGCTCTCCGCCATCAAATACTTTTTTAACATTAAATAAATCAGAAAGTCTAACAAGAGATATAACCTCATCTCTAAGTCTTAAAACATTTTTACCCTCAATTGTATAAATATCGTCAAGAGGTACACGAACTGTTTCTAAAACACTAGCCAAAGGAAGTGCATATGTTTCTTCTTGTGAACCAACAAGTAATGATTGAATAATCGCTAAAGTAAGAGGAATTTTTAGTTTTAAAACAGTTCCTCGCCCAAATTCACTATCTATATCTATGATACCGTTTAATTTCTCGATGTTGGTTTTAACAACATCCATTCCAACGCCTCTTCCTGAAACATTAGTAACTTGCGCTGCTGTTGAAAATCCTGGCTTAAAGATAAGACCAAATGCTTCTTTGTTACTCATAGCATCGGCTTCTCTTTCTGTAATCAATCCTTTTTCCATACATTTTGCTTTTAATACATCAGGATCCATTCCTTTACCATCATCGGCTATTTCTACAACTATATTATTGCCTTCGCTATAAGCTTTTAACTGAATGACACCTTTTTCTGGTTTACCAGCTGCCAAACGAGCTTCTGGGCTTTCTATACCGTGATCGCAAGAATTTCTAATTATGTGAACTAAAGGATCGCCAATAACTTCAACTATTGATTTATCAAGCTCTGTTTCTTCGCCGCTTATTTCTAAATCTATTTGTTTATTCAAATCCCTGCTTAAATCCCTTACCATTCTAGGGAATTTATTAAATACTTTTGCTATAGGAAGCATTCTTGTTTTCATAACAGCAAGCTGAATATCAGTTGTTACTATAGAAAGTGCCGCAACTACTTGGTTTAACTCCTCTAAAAATTGCTCTCCGTCATATCTTTCACTTACATCTTCATAAATCTTAATAAGTCTATTTTTGCCTAATACAAGCTCCCCAATAAGACTCATTAGATTATCTAGTCTTTTAACTTCAACTCTAATTGTTTGTTCCATTTGAGTAGAACTACTTGCTGCTACAGCTTTTGAATCAGAGTCTTTATTCTCTGGCTTAGGAGCTGGTTTTGGCTTAGGAGCTGGAGCAGGATTATCCTTTTTCTGAGCTCTTCTAGCTTTATCTTCTTCCTTTCTAACTTTAAGAAGTCTTTCTATCTCGGCTTCAACTTCAGATTCACTAAGAGAATTTACATCCACTTCTTCTTCTGGCTCCTCTTTTGCAGGCTCTTCTACCTTTTCTTCTTCTTTTGGTTTTTCTTCCTCTTTTTTAGGAGACACTGGAGCAGAACCATCTCCACCCGAAATTTGATCCAATCTAGAGCAAACATCAGTTATATCAAGTCCTATTGCAGTATCATTTCCATTATCTCTAATAGATCCTAAAAGATTTTTCATATCATCAACTGATTCTAAAACAACATCCATAACATCTGGAGTTATTTTTAACTCGCCTCTTCTAGCTTTATTTAAAACATCCTCCATATGATGAGTAAGTCTTGTTAATATATCAAAATTTAAAAAAGACGAACTACCTTTTACTGTATGCGCAACTCGGAAAATTCTATTTAAAAGCTCTAAATCCTCAGGATTAGCCTCAAGCTCTACAAGATCGTGATCTATTTGTTCAACTAGCTCAAATGCTTCAACGAGAAAATCTTCTAATATTTCTTGCATATCATCCATTGTTTTCTCCTATTTAGCAGTATTTTTATGTTTATTTACTACTCTTAAAACTTCTTTACAAAGAATAGTAGCATCAAATTTAGTCAAATAAGCATCAGCACCGGCTTGCTCACCTTGAG is a window encoding:
- a CDS encoding hybrid sensor histidine kinase/response regulator translates to MDDMQEILEDFLVEAFELVEQIDHDLVELEANPEDLELLNRIFRVAHTVKGSSSFLNFDILTRLTHHMEDVLNKARRGELKITPDVMDVVLESVDDMKNLLGSIRDNGNDTAIGLDITDVCSRLDQISGGDGSAPVSPKKEEEKPKEEEKVEEPAKEEPEEEVDVNSLSESEVEAEIERLLKVRKEEDKARRAQKKDNPAPAPKPKPAPKPENKDSDSKAVAASSSTQMEQTIRVEVKRLDNLMSLIGELVLGKNRLIKIYEDVSERYDGEQFLEELNQVVAALSIVTTDIQLAVMKTRMLPIAKVFNKFPRMVRDLSRDLNKQIDLEISGEETELDKSIVEVIGDPLVHIIRNSCDHGIESPEARLAAGKPEKGVIQLKAYSEGNNIVVEIADDGKGMDPDVLKAKCMEKGLITEREADAMSNKEAFGLIFKPGFSTAAQVTNVSGRGVGMDVVKTNIEKLNGIIDIDSEFGRGTVLKLKIPLTLAIIQSLLVGSQEETYALPLASVLETVRVPLDDIYTIEGKNVLRLRDEVISLVRLSDLFNVKKVFDGGEQTYVVVIGVVESKIGIIVDNLIGQEEVVIKSLGNYLQNIKGIAGATIRGDGKVTLIVDVGTIMDMAKDIKIDIKADIESSSEASKKEKPSDYVVLVVDDSKMDRNIMKKSLEPIGVSIIEAANGVDALNIIKTSEKVIDAVLIDIEMPRMDGYTLAGEIRKYSKYKFLPLIAVTSRTSKTDRLRGVEVGMTEYITKPYSSEYLENVVRKNLNME
- a CDS encoding chemotaxis protein CheW translates to MSDKLNQVLQKQKKQITDPAQIDREDEVIQLVGFIVGQEEYAVPILDIKEIIKPLDYTRVPSVPDYILGVFNLRGTVIPLIDLRIKFNLPPTKATDHTRFIIMKNEEDMAGFLIDSLTQAIRIKKNRIDTPPETLLKEKGGMIYGIGKRDNNILTILKVDSLLKREF